The Halorientalis sp. IM1011 genome window below encodes:
- a CDS encoding monovalent cation/H+ antiporter subunit E yields the protein MTGERLLVPVSESSTLRNTVAYAVRNAVEGENRYDAVHFVYPDSRRVTGDEYLEDAHELLERIEVWADEDLGDDDPALTVETAVIGLDVYLFSPGDYVDLLTGYADEHGIESILLDPDFNPGENTPLLPPIEAELQRSGFAVETAPVERGTQRARLVRRASIGQFVLLAGLSFGFYLLIGGSLAVFDLVTGAISAAIVATVLWRISLAGPVQPGKLLARFARMLVYTPYLLYEIVVANLAIAYVVLHPSLPIDPEVVEFDAAVWSELSVTTLANSITLTPGTLTVDVTRQHFTVHTLTGGARDDLLDGGLERAVRFVFYGRAAARGPGPRERGDDGGEES from the coding sequence GTGACGGGCGAGCGGTTGCTCGTGCCCGTCAGCGAGTCCTCGACGCTCCGGAACACGGTGGCGTACGCGGTCCGGAACGCCGTCGAGGGCGAGAACCGCTACGACGCGGTCCACTTCGTCTATCCCGACTCCCGCCGCGTCACGGGCGACGAGTACCTCGAGGACGCCCACGAGCTGCTCGAACGGATCGAGGTCTGGGCCGACGAGGACCTCGGCGACGACGACCCCGCCCTCACCGTCGAGACCGCCGTGATCGGCCTCGACGTCTACCTGTTCAGCCCCGGCGACTACGTCGATCTGCTGACCGGCTACGCCGACGAGCACGGCATCGAGTCGATCCTCCTCGATCCCGATTTCAATCCCGGCGAGAACACGCCCCTGCTCCCACCGATCGAGGCCGAACTCCAGCGTTCCGGGTTCGCCGTCGAGACGGCCCCCGTCGAGCGCGGAACGCAGCGCGCACGCCTCGTCCGGCGCGCCAGCATCGGTCAGTTCGTCCTGCTCGCCGGCCTCTCGTTCGGTTTCTACCTCCTCATCGGCGGCTCGCTTGCCGTCTTCGATCTCGTGACCGGCGCGATCAGCGCCGCCATCGTCGCCACGGTCCTCTGGCGGATCTCGCTCGCTGGCCCGGTCCAGCCCGGGAAACTACTGGCACGTTTCGCCCGCATGCTCGTCTACACGCCGTATCTCCTCTACGAGATCGTCGTGGCGAACCTCGCCATCGCCTACGTCGTGCTCCACCCGTCGCTCCCGATCGATCCCGAAGTGGTGGAGTTCGACGCCGCCGTCTGGTCGGAGCTGTCGGTGACGACGCTGGCAAACAGCATCACGCTCACGCCGGGGACGCTGACCGTCGACGTGACCCGCCAGCACTTCACCGTCCACACCCTGACCGGCGGCGCGCGCGATGATCTCCTCGACGGCGGTCTCGAACGCGCAGTCCGGTTCGTCTTCTACGGTCGGGCGGCCGCCCGCGGGCCGGGCCCGCGCGAGCGCGGCGACGACGGAGGTGAGGAGTCGTGA
- the mnhG gene encoding monovalent cation/H(+) antiporter subunit G yields MVTLYEGAVLALLAGGVFFGVVAAVGLLRMPDLYTRAHAASKADTLGSGLSLAGAALVFGSGLPTVKTVLLLLFLFITNPTAAHAISRAAADQGIEPWTTDDGGEDG; encoded by the coding sequence ATGGTGACGCTCTACGAGGGAGCGGTGCTGGCGCTTCTGGCCGGCGGCGTCTTCTTCGGCGTCGTCGCCGCCGTCGGACTGCTCCGCATGCCGGACCTCTACACGCGAGCCCACGCGGCGTCGAAGGCAGACACACTCGGCTCCGGCCTGTCGCTCGCCGGTGCTGCCCTCGTCTTCGGCTCCGGGCTGCCGACGGTCAAGACCGTGCTCTTGCTCCTCTTCCTGTTCATCACCAATCCGACCGCGGCCCACGCAATCTCCCGCGCGGCCGCGGATCAGGGGATCGAACCCTGGACGACCGACGACGGGGGTGAGGACGGATGA
- a CDS encoding monovalent cation/H+ antiporter complex subunit F, which yields MTDALLAAAGAFILLSVVIVYRIVQGPTMQDRVIAVNVVGTNTVVIIALFAAALDSPGVLDIALVYALLNFLMSIAISKFTVERGGVL from the coding sequence ATCACCGACGCCCTGCTGGCGGCCGCGGGGGCGTTCATCCTCCTCTCGGTCGTCATCGTCTACCGGATCGTGCAGGGGCCGACGATGCAGGATCGCGTGATCGCGGTGAACGTCGTCGGGACGAACACGGTCGTCATCATCGCGCTGTTCGCCGCGGCGCTCGACTCCCCCGGCGTCCTCGACATCGCCTTGGTGTACGCCCTGCTCAACTTCCTGATGAGCATCGCCATCTCGAAGTTCACCGTCGAACGCGGAGGTGTCCTGTAG
- a CDS encoding type IV pilin, whose translation MQVRQLLEDDDAVSPVIGVILMVAITVILAAVIASFVLGLGGSQQQTPQASFSWDYEKHDVSPDNDTDVGVVTISHDSGDSIVASELYIRGSNFANPSHIDNSSPDGFSGPIPIASNTSEKQWPDSQASGAKGDNSAVVGGDTLNVGVQSSFDLDLVWQPAEGDTSATLSEESGPDA comes from the coding sequence ATGCAGGTTCGACAACTGCTAGAAGACGACGACGCAGTCAGCCCGGTCATCGGGGTCATCCTGATGGTCGCCATCACGGTCATTCTGGCTGCCGTCATCGCATCGTTTGTCCTCGGTCTCGGGGGGAGCCAACAGCAGACGCCGCAGGCGTCTTTCAGCTGGGACTACGAGAAGCACGACGTCTCACCGGATAACGATACGGATGTCGGTGTCGTGACAATCTCCCATGACAGCGGCGACTCAATCGTCGCGTCGGAACTCTACATCCGTGGCTCGAACTTCGCCAATCCCAGTCACATAGACAACTCCTCACCCGATGGTTTTAGCGGTCCAATCCCGATCGCCAGTAACACGAGTGAGAAACAATGGCCTGACTCACAAGCCAGTGGAGCTAAAGGGGATAATTCGGCTGTCGTGGGCGGTGACACTCTCAATGTCGGTGTTCAAAGTTCGTTCGATCTGGACCTCGTCTGGCAGCCAGCTGAAGGCGACACCTCCGCTACTCTCTCCGAAGAAAGCGGCCCCGACGCGTAA
- a CDS encoding cation:proton antiporter subunit C: protein MESIAARSYYVGTFLLLGIGAYVMIASPNLVKKVIGMNIFQTGIFLFFIASAYVDGAQNPVLEHAGPYVSPLPHVLILTAIVVGVSLTAVALGLIVRIYNEYGTLEADVLQEVRTDD, encoded by the coding sequence ATCGAGTCCATCGCCGCCCGGTCGTACTACGTCGGGACCTTCCTCCTGCTGGGGATCGGCGCGTACGTGATGATCGCCAGTCCGAACCTCGTCAAGAAAGTGATCGGCATGAACATCTTCCAGACCGGTATCTTCCTGTTCTTCATCGCCTCGGCCTACGTCGACGGCGCACAGAATCCCGTTCTCGAACACGCCGGGCCCTACGTCAGCCCGCTGCCACACGTCCTGATCCTCACCGCCATCGTCGTCGGGGTGAGCCTCACGGCCGTCGCGCTGGGACTCATCGTCCGCATCTACAACGAGTACGGGACGCTCGAAGCCGACGTGCTCCAGGAGGTGCGTACCGATGACTGA
- a CDS encoding type IV pilin: protein MQVRELLRDDDAVSPVIGVILMVAITVILAAVIASFVLGLGGSQQKTPQASFSWDYTELDSEYNAGYTAVSHDSGDTIRHNELIFRGSGFNGSAIVGDVGNISVSSGGVEWPANASSGSKGDTSAVASGDVVQIGANSDYEMSLVWEPQEGDTSATLSEETGPDA from the coding sequence ATGCAGGTCCGCGAACTGCTACGAGACGACGACGCAGTCAGCCCGGTCATCGGAGTCATCCTGATGGTCGCCATCACGGTCATCCTGGCCGCAGTGATCGCATCGTTCGTGCTGGGGCTCGGTGGCAGCCAGCAAAAGACACCACAGGCGTCCTTTAGCTGGGATTACACGGAGTTAGATTCAGAATACAACGCAGGATACACAGCAGTCAGTCACGACAGCGGTGACACGATCCGACACAACGAACTGATCTTCCGTGGGAGTGGATTCAACGGGAGCGCCATCGTCGGTGACGTCGGGAATATCAGTGTGAGTTCTGGTGGCGTCGAGTGGCCGGCGAACGCGTCCAGCGGATCGAAGGGCGATACGAGCGCCGTCGCCAGCGGTGACGTCGTTCAGATCGGTGCTAACAGCGATTACGAGATGTCGCTGGTCTGGGAGCCCCAAGAAGGCGACACGTCGGCCACCCTCTCCGAGGAGACCGGCCCCGACGCGTAA
- a CDS encoding DUF4040 domain-containing protein: MIDAISLGLLALVLACALATAVLRDVLAAIIAFAAYSLGVAMIWVLLQAPDVGLTEAAVGAGVTTILFLVTIAKTVRPPGEAIFESVDPKGLVVAVLIVGVLASTLGALPPVGAADAPVAQSDVTDYYLDNAYEETEVKNAVTAVLAAYRGFDTMGEAVVVFAAGVGLLVVLGREVFA; this comes from the coding sequence ATGATCGACGCGATCTCGCTTGGCCTGCTGGCACTGGTGCTGGCCTGCGCGCTGGCGACCGCCGTCCTGCGCGACGTGCTGGCGGCGATCATCGCGTTCGCCGCCTACAGCCTCGGTGTCGCGATGATCTGGGTGCTGCTGCAGGCGCCCGACGTCGGCCTGACCGAGGCCGCGGTCGGTGCGGGCGTGACGACCATCCTCTTCCTGGTAACCATCGCCAAGACCGTCCGGCCGCCGGGCGAGGCGATCTTCGAGTCGGTCGACCCGAAGGGGCTGGTCGTCGCGGTCCTGATCGTGGGCGTGCTCGCGTCGACGCTGGGCGCGCTCCCGCCGGTCGGGGCGGCGGACGCGCCGGTCGCCCAGTCGGACGTGACCGACTACTACCTCGACAACGCCTACGAGGAGACGGAGGTCAAAAACGCCGTGACCGCGGTGCTCGCGGCCTACCGTGGGTTCGACACGATGGGCGAAGCCGTGGTGGTCTTCGCGGCCGGCGTCGGCCTGCTCGTCGTCCTCGGCCGGGAGGTGTTCGCATGA
- a CDS encoding MnhB domain-containing protein, whose translation MSGDDTETEATGVTRSLYVESPIIMATVRVVAPFVFTFGLFIMFHGADSAGGGFQGGVIVSTVILMLAIAFGVEATRDWIRPERLVAIVGIGVSVFLSIGIGTVVAGGGFLDYSAVPIYHASKYGIELVELAIGVIVSGIVAGLFFGLAVGATGEVPADSDSDERGGLL comes from the coding sequence ATGAGCGGCGACGACACCGAAACCGAGGCGACCGGGGTGACCCGCTCGCTGTACGTCGAGAGCCCGATCATCATGGCCACGGTCCGCGTCGTCGCGCCGTTCGTGTTCACCTTCGGCCTGTTCATCATGTTCCACGGGGCCGACTCCGCGGGCGGTGGCTTCCAGGGCGGCGTCATCGTCAGCACCGTCATCCTGATGCTGGCCATCGCCTTCGGCGTCGAGGCCACCCGGGACTGGATCAGGCCCGAACGCCTCGTCGCCATCGTCGGGATCGGCGTCTCGGTCTTCCTGTCGATCGGGATCGGGACCGTCGTCGCCGGCGGCGGGTTCCTCGATTACTCGGCCGTCCCGATCTATCACGCCAGCAAGTACGGGATCGAACTGGTCGAACTCGCGATCGGTGTCATCGTCTCGGGCATCGTCGCAGGGCTGTTCTTCGGCCTGGCTGTCGGTGCGACCGGTGAGGTCCCTGCCGACAGCGATTCAGACGAACGGGGGGGATTGCTGTGA
- a CDS encoding type IV pilin, translated as MQLKQLLSDDDAVSPVIGVILMVAITVILAAVIATFVLGLGEQVSSTSPQASFSFQFEETVTDDAGILTMNHDGGDSIKANQLYLRGNNGSATSHNYDSTWNEVIDGSSNNQESTSGGANDIEGTASGSIGSTSAVTGGDYLTFPIGTDGQIRLIYESQQGDSSATISTWEGPDA; from the coding sequence ATGCAACTGAAACAGTTACTCTCAGACGACGACGCAGTCAGCCCGGTCATCGGGGTCATCCTGATGGTCGCCATCACGGTCATCCTGGCCGCAGTTATCGCGACGTTCGTGCTCGGCCTCGGTGAACAGGTTAGCTCGACTTCCCCGCAGGCGAGTTTTAGCTTCCAGTTCGAGGAGACAGTCACCGATGACGCCGGAATCCTGACGATGAATCACGACGGCGGAGACTCGATAAAGGCGAATCAATTGTACCTGCGTGGCAACAACGGGTCAGCCACGAGTCACAATTACGACTCCACCTGGAATGAGGTAATAGACGGTTCGAGTAATAATCAAGAAAGTACGTCAGGTGGAGCGAACGACATCGAAGGGACCGCAAGCGGTTCGATCGGTAGTACGAGTGCAGTCACCGGCGGGGACTATCTCACGTTCCCGATCGGCACCGACGGACAGATCCGCCTGATCTACGAGTCACAGCAAGGCGACTCCTCGGCAACGATCAGCACCTGGGAAGGCCCCGACGCGTAA